The nucleotide window AACAAAGGCCTCTTTCAGCGTcctttggcttcttttgtAGTCTATGCTTTCTCAGCTGCTTCTGGAGTTTGAATCGTGGTTGCAGATATTGACGATGCAGAGGTAGGCagataataatatatatacttgctTTTCTTGAGTTTGAATCGTGGTTGCCCATTTTTCTCAAGTTGATGAATATAAGGTAGATGCTCATATTCCTCAATgatgatttgaatttaatctacATATCAATGCTCTTGGAATATCCTTCCATGGttattgtgaaaattttgttcttggtTCATGACAATCAACCACATTTTCtatgtttgaaaataaaaggtaaaaattaatgaaagacAATAGCAGTGATCCTGAAACTGAAAGCTACCCCCTGCCCATGATCCATCAGCTTTCTTCAAGATCACTTCCAATATAGCCACTTGGTGTATAGTGCTTGGTCTAGACTTATCTGTAAActgctgtttttttatttggatttgTATATGGTTTgttgcttcaattttttatttttggaattttgacaTGGAAGGCATGATGCTTGTGGTTTGTAGGTTGTTGGGTACCTAAACAGCAAGAAGGCGGCCCATCCATTGTCATTGccatttcatcttctttctccaagAACTTCTTTACCGACTCCATACTTGTTTCCTCATTTCTCTAGAAGCCTTAGCCATCAGAGAAACAACAGATAAAAGAGTCACATTCAACATCAAGGGTCCTAATACCCTTGGCCCAAGCCATTTGGAAACCTCTAAGGCGACTCCATAACTCAGCCTCTGAAGGAAACAGGCATTTAAATTTAAACTCATGGATTTTAAGCTACAATATACATGaatcaaacattcaaagaGGCGGAAGCGAATTTTAGATCTTATTAAGCCTAATGCTACCAAATTCCAAGTATCTTTCTAGGTCTAATCTCACTTatgcacaaaagaaaagggaggATGAGACTTTCTTATCCTAGAAGCTCTCTTGGATGGTCTCCGAGTTTTCACCTTTGGAAAGACCTTCTTCCTTGTTGCTTGCTTTATAGAGTCTTCACAAGGTACCAAAGTAGATACCCTGTAGTTCATACACATAAACGTAGTGtaagagatgaagaagatgaccaAGAGGAGGTAAGGTGCTAGCCCTCTCCTCTTGGTGACTGGTCCTAGCATGGTAGAGTGGAGATTTCTCTCCTCTCAAACCCACTCCAAAGTTGGATTCTTCAAACCCTAGAAAGAAAACGGTCTATGGCTTATATAAGCCAATACAAAAGATGAAGCAAAACCCCGTCCTTGTATTTTAGCCATAGTGTTTCTTAAGCTCATTTAACTTATGTTGTCATACAACACATGTTCTCTTGGGCTCATttaattctaatttttttagatcttgAAAATAGTATAGAGTtcaataccaaacaagtttatGATCTTAAAATCTCTCTTTAAAAACTCATGTTTTTAACAAGAATCATAGTTTTAAGATCACTCTTTGAAAACTCGTGTTTTTAACAAGAATcatagtttttgaatttacttttttaaGTAGGATACAAAACAGAGCTTAAAGCTCCAAAAATATTAAGGCTTATTTTATGATATGCCCCCTGAAAGTGTATTTGAGTCATGCTATGCACTAAGTCTGTACATGGATTCGTCCTTGTTCAAGGGGCAGAGTGAGACTCAAATACATTTTCAGGGGTTGTGTAAAAAAATAAGCTAAATATtaatacagagagagaaaatggaatGGGGAagtcaataaaaaattaatcacaatatattattatataaaaatatataataaaaaaattagtttgtttaaTCTTAGCCATTCATTCTACTCTAATCTAATGGTTGAAAACTTAAAAGAAGGATAATTATCTGGAAGAAGGATAATTATCTGGTAAAAGaataattttgttgaaaaaatcGATTCTATGATGACGTTAGTAAGAGCACTTCCTcctatttgccatggcaaatggcAAGGGCAAGGTAAGGGTTGTttctattcatgtgaatagtggcagcccttgcaaAAGGCTTGTGGtatttccacccattgccatggcaacctaaaggcaaccactattcacatgagatatgaggagatgaatttttatagagttttggtgtgggaagtgaataatatgactaagtatttatttttaaaaaattctgaaattcttagtattttttatatttttttaaaaaaattcgttGCTAACGTTATCACTGACGTCAGCAAACCTAGACAACAGCCCAAGCTATTTTTGCCTTTGAGCTTGCCCCGGGTTGTGAAGTCCACCAGCTGCTCGAGCTGCATTTGCCCGCTGGAAACTACTTCTTGGGCTAGGCCCCACCTTGCCTGGGCTGGGGGATCCTCTGGAATTGTTGTAATTGTAGGGCTCAGTTTCCACATCATCAAACTGTCGGCAATTCATCACCTTtgacaatttgacattttgtcGTCCAAAGTATTTAATAAGGCCTTGTTTCTTTATTGCCAATTCAATGACAGTCGGATTAAAATACACAAAATCAAGGACGTGTAGACTTCGTCTCGTAGAAAAGTGGTCGAAGAAATGAATGGTCTTGTGTTATTCGGATCTCACATTATTATCTCTCtcagaaaaattaattttctaattcAATGAAGAGCGCATCCGTCCTTCACTTTAATAAATTCGTGAACAAGAAAAAGTATTAAATTGGAAAAGTCATGAGATGAGTATCGAATATTTCAAGctctaaaaattaattaaatggctcaacgataataataataatattcaatGTGGATGTCACTTGTCAAAGAATTAGTCCACTGCAAGTGGGAACTTGGAAACGTGGCAACCATCTGATCATATGCCacttggaaagaaagaaaaaaaaaatctatgcAAGACTTTTGGGGTCAACGTAGTCTTGATGGAGTTGTTAACGTTGTCTTTCTCAGTgacccaaaaataattttcaacaGATATATGTATGAATAGAAAGTGGTCAATAGTTCATGTTTGAAAATCGTTTTTCTCTACTCTTTGCGTTAGAATAAGTAGTTTGGGAACCGTTGACAATAACATGATCAATTTGAGGAGGATGTTGAAGCAACCATGGCCTCTTTCAGCGTCCTTTTGCAGTCTATGCTTTCTCAGCTGCTTCTGGTTTCAAGTATCCATGGCTCAAAATGCTACTACCGATCCATCTGAAGGTacagaatatatattttttgttttttattttgtttttgtttttttgtttccttttgcaACTTAAGTACGTTATGTGATGTGTACACAACGATTGAATTGAGAGTGCAGTGACGGCGCTGCTCTCAATATTCCGGCATTGGGAAATGCAAGCCCTGCCTATCCGTGGAGGAGAGCCATGCATTGGATTTGCCATCAATGGAAGCGAGTTTGAAAAGCCAGAGAATAATCCAGCCGTCAGTTGTGACTGTACTTATGACAAAAATACTACCTGCCACATTACCAAACTGTATGTTACCctcctcctccctctctctctctctctctctctctccatattCTTTAGTCTTGTGTTGTGGACTGTAGcaaatcaattaattatcTAGTTTAGAAAACTAAGCAGAACATGCCTGATATATCAATTGTAATATTAAGTGCCTAACTCCtcaatcttttttctttccagtcGAGTTCATGCTCTGAACAAACGAGGGATGTTTCCAAAAGAATTTGAAGCTTTAAGATATCTGGCCGTTTTGTATGAAGTTTTTCCAACCCCCTTCTCTGTTGTTTGGTTTATCGCAGTTAACATTTTCATATAAAAGACACAGGTTTCTTACCTTTCAAAATTGTCAcgaatattttttatactcaGAGATTAATCGCTGGTCATTGCATTTTGTTTCAATTCTTGTAGGAAACTTGATCATAACTATTTCACCGGTCCCCTACCAGCATTCATCGGCAATATGTCTGCGTTGACGGTATTGTAAGTAGTGAAACGCCATTTGTTTTAGTATAAATTTTTCATCTGTCAAATACTTTGATGAGTCTCATTTCCCATGTACAATTTCAATGATTGACTTACTAGTTATAGTGCTAATATCTTGAATTAGTTTATACATAAAATTATTCTGTTTTTATCTTGAATTATAAACGGGTGCTAATATCTTTAATTGATATTTCCATTCAGGTCAGTTTCCCACAATTCGTTCTCTGGGCCCATCCCCAAGGAGCTTGGAAACCTTAAGGAGCTATTTATGCTGTAAGCAATGAAACATAAGAAAACACaattaaattttgtgttttagACATGTTAAATATAGAACCCCCTATCATTTAAATCTATACCTCTTCAACATGACTTGTTGTAGGTCCTTTGGATCAAATAATTTCTCCGGAACACTCCCTCCAGAACTTGGTAACTTAGTCAATCTCAGGCTATTGTGAGTGCTTCATTTAACTCATCGAATTTGAATCACATGTTGCAATgtgtaattattttcttttaaaggagcggtttatttgttaattcatTATCGATGAGCAAGGAATGCATTTATCGTATGAAATTGGTAGCAAACAAGTGTATTATTTTCACAGTTACATGGACAGCTGTGGACTCGGTGGAGAAATTCCTTCAACATTTGCTAAGCTCATCAACATGAAAGAACTgtaagttttttgtttattcagTACTTTGAGATTTCTATTCTGGGATGAGCTTACTATGAGTCaactttttgaattttagcTATGCATCAGACAATCCTGTCTCAGGAAAGATACCTTCTTTCATTGGGAATTGGAGAAATCTAACTTCTTTGTAAGTATGGCAAACTTTTAACCTTCTGCAGTTTATGAAAGCACATCTGCATGGCTGAGATGGGTCTTTTATTCACAAGCATCTTAAATGTTTTTGTAGGAGATTTCAAGGGAACTCTTTTGAAGGTCCAATACCAACCAGTTTTTCTCAACTGACTTCATTGGAATCCATGTAAGGGCAAATGCTTAATACAttttaaactctctctctctctctctctctctctctccctctcctcctTTTACTGGGCATCATTTATGTTTGTGTATGATAATGAAGGCGAATCAGTGATATATATTATGTGAGCTCGTCTCTTGATTTCATAAGAAATTTGAAGAACTTAACTGATTTGTAAGTTAACACCTCTTTCATTCACGCACTGTGATCAAACTtcgttttccttttcaaattgaaaatcttactccatttacttgtccactaattttttttggtggtgtAACAGAGTTCTACGGAATACATTAATCAATGGTAGCATCCCTACTGATTTTGGAGAATATCAACGTTTAAAGATACTGTACGTTCCAGCAGATATATAAGCTTGAATCCCAAAGATAccaattaattttcttatCATTCTAATTGTTCCTCTAACCTATCACTCATGTTGCAGGGATCTGGGTTTCAACAATTTAACAGGCCAACTCCCAAGTTCTTTGTTCAACATGAGTTCTCTTACATATTTGTAATAAGGCCTGCCTTCATTATTCCCCTTTTCTGTACTTATGCCATTGAATTTCCTGCTCAGAAACTTAGTCGTTCATATGacctttttcttgttctttgtttctttgtttcttttttttcttttttttccttgggtGCCTCCTATAATTGATATGGCCAGATTTCTTGGAAACAATAGTCTGTCTGGACCTCTTCCAAGCCAAAAGAGCAATCAACTTCAGACTATGTAAGTCCTAATGTCATAAAAGTATTCTATATGTACTGGCAATGAAACCATTACTCTGTGTGTCTGTCTGCGCGCATTCTGGCAGCCTTTTTCTTACTTAAATTCCTTTGAATTTTCATGCATTTTTGTGCCTTCTCATTCTGTATTGTTATGTGCAGAGATTTGTCTTACAACTATTTCTCAGGAAGCTTTCCCCCATGGGTAACCACAATATCGCAACTGTACGTCTCCTTTTTATCTTTCACCTTCATTTTGAGGGTCCAAATCACCTTCATTGTGCATATATAATACCACATGaatgaaattcaataaattagaAGGGATGGATTTGAAGTACTGATATGTGTTGAGATTGTGAACACGAAATTTTCATCTTCATATGTGGATTGATTAATGATTTTATGCAGGAATTTAGTGGTCAACAACTTCACATTTGACAGTTCAAACATAACGTGAGTTGAATCGAAATACCCTTTTTTTAAGACGGATCGTTCAAACATAAAGTGATTGCTATTACACTTTCGCAGTTTATTGGATTCTTCCACTACagtttaattattataaataataattgttcTCTGTGTTTACAGTCTTCCTGGATTGAATTGCCTCCAGAGGAATTTTCCATGCAATCGAAATACCCCACGATGTAATCTTCTTCTATATTTCACTagcatttatttctttaatgcAAGATAATGTTACAGCAATAGGCATTGCTTATCTCATTATGTATACATGTTGTAGGAATGTCTTGATAAATCTAGTAAGCATATCTTGTGCTATTACATCAGTTTGAAGTTTTTTCACTAATCAAAGCTTGTGCTATTAAATTGAATTGTACAGATACAAACTTCTCAATCAAGTGTGGAGGACCACAAATGAGAGGAAATGACGGCATATTGTATGAGGCTGAAGACTCAGCTCTTGGCCCAGCAACATTTAATGTAAACAGTGCACAGAACTGGGCTGTTAGCAATGCGGGTTTTTCTGATAATTTGACTCAATCATTTGTGGAAACCACCCTTAAGCAAGTCTCCGGTGCAGATTTGACACCAGAGCTTTTCGAGACTTCAAGAGTGTCCCTAGGTTCACTTAGATACTATGGCCTGGGTCTTCATAATGGACCTTATACTGTAACATTGCAATTTGCAGAAACGGTTTTTGATAGCCGTGATACACAAACTTCGCAAAGTCTAGGAAGGCGTGTATTTGATATCTATATTCAAGTAAGGCTgctaataaagaaaaaaaaaacttaagctAATTAAAGTAAAGGCAACCTCATCAGACAGAATTATTTAACTATCTCTTCATTTGCTTCCTAGGGGAACCTCATAAGGAAGGACTTCGACATATCGAATGAGGCAGGTGGGGTTAACAGAGCAGTTGCGAGACCCTTCAACGTTACTGTGACAGAGAATTACCTAGATATTCATCTGTTCTGGGCTGGTAAGGGAACATGCTGCATACCTGAACAAGGTAATTATGGCCCGCTAATATCAGCTGTCCATGCTGCTTCAGGTATATAATATAATGTCGAGTTATGAAGATTTCCTATGAATGGTTTAAATGTATTTATGTGCTGTCAATTGATTGACACACTGAACAATTATTATGTTTCATTGCTCAGATCTTGCACCAACTACTCCAGGAAAGAAGAGCAGGACTGGGTTGATAGTTGGTATTGCAGTCCCTGTCGGGGTAGTGATCTTGCTATTATTATTTGTAGTTTTATATATGCGGAGAAAAACATCAGAAAAAGATGACGATGAAGGTAAAAGAGCAATGAGCATATTATTAAGGGTTAATTCTGCATGCGGTTATAGGTTCTTTCTAGTGTTGATAagcatatttgagagaaaataCTTCTGATGTGTTGTTTCGAAATTAAAACCTATGTCATGCTCTCTTTCGAATATGCAGATCTTCTAGGATTAGGTCCCCGACCAAATACTTTCAGTTATGCTGAGTTGAGAGCTGCAACAGAAGATTTTaatccttcaaataagctAGGAGAGGGAGGATATGGACCTGTTTATAAGGTGAAATCTATTTTGCATCAATATCTGCTACTTTAAAGTAACGACTTTGACTTcttacaaaaagaaattgagagagaagcAAAATAGATTCTTTCTACTTCCCTTTCATGTCACTGAAAGGTATTTCTGTTTATAGGGTACACTTTCTGATGGGAGGGTAGTGGCTGTGAAGCAACTTTCAGTAGCATCTCACCAAGGGAAGAGTCAATTTGTAACCGAGATTGCTACGATATCTACAGTCCAACATCGCAATCTAGTGAAATTGTACGGATGCTGCATTGAAGGAAGCCACCGTATTTTGGTTTATGAGTATCTTGAAAACAAGAGCCTTGATCAGGCACTTTTTGGTAGGTTTTATAGAAACAGAGTACTCTGCAGTTTCAAGTACTCTAAACGTTCATCCAAGTTTTTTATGCAACCAtttgttataatttttctCTACTGAGGAGTGAAGTTTAAAGAAACCAGAAGAGTAATTATCTGAATCAGAATATTCTGCAGTTTGAAGTACTCTGAAGTTACATCCAAGTTTTTTCCTTGAGAATAAATCTTCTTTCACTGCCTTGGTTTTCTGctggaaaataaagaaagaagaaaactactgctagttatattttatt belongs to Prunus persica cultivar Lovell chromosome G4, Prunus_persica_NCBIv2, whole genome shotgun sequence and includes:
- the LOC18780138 gene encoding probable LRR receptor-like serine/threonine-protein kinase At1g56130 isoform X1, with amino-acid sequence MINLRRMLKQPWPLSASFCSLCFLSCFWFQVSMAQNATTDPSEVTALLSIFRHWEMQALPIRGGEPCIGFAINGSEFEKPENNPAVSCDCTYDKNTTCHITKLRVHALNKRGMFPKEFEALRYLAVLKLDHNYFTGPLPAFIGNMSALTVLSVSHNSFSGPIPKELGNLKELFMLSFGSNNFSGTLPPELGNLVNLRLFYMDSCGLGGEIPSTFAKLINMKELYASDNPVSGKIPSFIGNWRNLTSLRFQGNSFEGPIPTSFSQLTSLESMRISDIYYVSSSLDFIRNLKNLTDLVLRNTLINGSIPTDFGEYQRLKILDLGFNNLTGQLPSSLFNMSSLTYLFLGNNSLSGPLPSQKSNQLQTIDLSYNYFSGSFPPWVTTISQLNLVVNNFTFDSSNITLPGLNCLQRNFPCNRNTPRYTNFSIKCGGPQMRGNDGILYEAEDSALGPATFNVNSAQNWAVSNAGFSDNLTQSFVETTLKQVSGADLTPELFETSRVSLGSLRYYGLGLHNGPYTVTLQFAETVFDSRDTQTSQSLGRRVFDIYIQGNLIRKDFDISNEAGGVNRAVARPFNVTVTENYLDIHLFWAGKGTCCIPEQGNYGPLISAVHAASDLAPTTPGKKSRTGLIVGIAVPVGVVILLLLFVVLYMRRKTSEKDDDEDLLGLGPRPNTFSYAELRAATEDFNPSNKLGEGGYGPVYKGTLSDGRVVAVKQLSVASHQGKSQFVTEIATISTVQHRNLVKLYGCCIEGSHRILVYEYLENKSLDQALFGRNDLHLDWPTRFNILLGTARGLAYLHEESKPRIVHRDVKASNILLDAELSPKISDFGWAKLYDDKKTHMSTRVAGTIGYLAPEYAMRGRLTEKADVFGFGVVALEILSGRPNSDDNLDPEKIYLLEWAWTLHENDQSLGLVDPRLIEFDENDATRLIKAALLCTQASPMMRPSMSRVVTILSGDIEASTVMSKPSYLADWDFKDVTTSSFLVDDDTSSTESNVLLNHQTEGSTTGASSRIDPAPSPVNVTGSLLTGIIGEGM
- the LOC18780138 gene encoding probable LRR receptor-like serine/threonine-protein kinase At1g56130 isoform X2 → MINLRRMLKQPWPLSASFCSLCFLSCFWFQVSMAQNATTDPSEVTALLSIFRHWEMQALPIRGGEPCIGFAINGSEFEKPENNPAVSCDCTYDKNTTCHITKLRVHALNKRGMFPKEFEALRYLAVLKLDHNYFTGPLPAFIGNMSALTVLSVSHNSFSGPIPKELGNLKELFMLSFGSNNFSGTLPPELGNLVNLRLFYMDSCGLGGEIPSTFAKLINMKELYASDNPVSGKIPSFIGNWRNLTSLRFQGNSFEGPIPTSFSQLTSLESMRISDIYYVSSSLDFIRNLKNLTDLVLRNTLINGSIPTDFGEYQRLKILDLGFNNLTGQLPSSLFNMSSLTYLFLGNNSLSGPLPSQKSNQLQTIDLSYNYFSGSFPPWVTTISQLNLVVNNFTFDSSNITLPGLNCLQRNFPCNRNTPRYTNFSIKCGGPQMRGNDGILYEAEDSALGPATFNVNSAQNWAVSNAGFSDNLTQSFVETTLKQVSGADLTPELFETSRVSLGSLRYYGLGLHNGPYTVTLQFAETVFDSRDTQTSQSLGRRVFDIYIQGNLIRKDFDISNEAGGVNRAVARPFNVTVTENYLDIHLFWAGKGTCCIPEQDLAPTTPGKKSRTGLIVGIAVPVGVVILLLLFVVLYMRRKTSEKDDDEDLLGLGPRPNTFSYAELRAATEDFNPSNKLGEGGYGPVYKGTLSDGRVVAVKQLSVASHQGKSQFVTEIATISTVQHRNLVKLYGCCIEGSHRILVYEYLENKSLDQALFGRNDLHLDWPTRFNILLGTARGLAYLHEESKPRIVHRDVKASNILLDAELSPKISDFGWAKLYDDKKTHMSTRVAGTIGYLAPEYAMRGRLTEKADVFGFGVVALEILSGRPNSDDNLDPEKIYLLEWAWTLHENDQSLGLVDPRLIEFDENDATRLIKAALLCTQASPMMRPSMSRVVTILSGDIEASTVMSKPSYLADWDFKDVTTSSFLVDDDTSSTESNVLLNHQTEGSTTGASSRIDPAPSPVNVTGSLLTGIIGEGM